The following DNA comes from bacterium.
TGACCGCGGAGATTTCCAGTATTTATTCGAAGGGCGGCAAAGTGCGGCGGGTTCATAATATTGTTTTTGCGCCTTCTTTTGAAATAGCCGATAAGATAAACGAGAAATTGAACACTATTGGAAATTTGCATTCGGACGGACGGCCGATCTTGGGACTAGACTCGAAGGATCTTTTAAAAATTATTTTAAATATTTCCACTTCCGCGGTGCTGGTTCCCGCGCATGCCTGGACTCCTTGGTTTTCGGTTTTCGGTTCCAAATCCGGTTTTGATTCACTGGAAGAATGTTTTGACGAATACACAAAATTTATTTTTGCCGTTGAAACCGGATTATCCAGCGATCCGGCGATGAATTGGCGCTTGAGCAAGCTTGATAATATTTCGTTGATCTCCAATTCCGACGCGCATTCTCCGGAAAATTTGGGACGAGAAGCCAATATTTTTGAAGGAGAGGTGGTCGATTATTATTCAATAATGAGCGCGATAAAGAATAAAGGGGAATCTGACGTTAAAAAAACCTTACCGTTGAAATTTGTTTCGACTGTCGAGTTTTTTTCCGAGGAAGGGAAATATCATTATGACGGTCATCGGCTTTGCAAGATTTCCATGAGTCCCGAGGAAACCAAAAAGGCGAAAGGCATTTGTCCGGTTTGCGGAAAACCGCTGACCATAGGCGTGATGTACCGGGTGGATGAATTAGCTGATAGAGCGATTGGCGGAAAACCGGCTAAATTCGTGCCTTATAAAAATTTAATTCCGCTGAAGGAGATCATTGCGGATGCTATGGGCGTGGCCAAAGGCGCAAAAAAAGTAAATGAAGAATATTTTAAACTAATAAGCCATTTCGAGACAGAGTTTGCCATTCTGCTTGACGTTGATATTAAAGAGATAGCCAAAAATACGACTTCTTTGATTGCGGAAGGAATTGAGAAAATGAGAGCCGGACATGTGCAGCTTGTACCAGGTTTTGACGGAGAGTATGGAAAAATCAAGATTTTTGACGGTAAGAAAAAGGAAAAACAATAAAGTTTGGTATAAAGCATAAATCCGCGCAGGGCTTGACAAGAAAATTAATTATTGCTATACTTTTTAACGCTAACCACTTAGTAATCACAAAGGTAATCACAGGTGGCTTACTGCTTAGTTTTTGGCAGGTTCTTCCGCCAACACTCCTCCCTTTGTGATTCTTTTTTAAAATCAAGCTTAAATAAGCTTGGTGTGTGGTCAGGTGGGCGATAGTTCGTAATTTCTAATGATACTTTGCCGGGATGCAAAGATTAAGATACGAACTATACGCCCTTTTAATTTTGCCAAAAAAGCTTAAAATGGTAGAATTGATGTTAGAGAAAGCTCTCGTAGTTCAATGGATAGAATGCGAGCCTCCGAAGCTTGTGATACAGGTTCGATTCCTGTCGAGAGCACCAATTAAATAATTTTTAATGACCGATTTTATGCAAATTATTAAACCAAAAAAACTTCAAAAAGGCGATATGGTGGCAATTGTTTCGCCGTCCGGAGGAGTGTCAGAAGAATTAAAAAATCAATTTAATAGTGGCATTAAATTTCTGGAAAATTTGGGTTTAAAAGTAAAAATTAGCAAGAATGCTTTAGGTAGATATTATTATTCTTCAGGAACGACAGAAGCGCGATTGAGTGATTTTCACGAAGCATTTAGGGATAAAGAGGTTAAGGCGGTAATAATGTCTATTGGAGGAACAACAGCTAATAATCTTTTGGACGGATTGGATTTTGATTTGATCAGAAGAAACCCAAAAATATTTTTAGGGATCAGTGATGGTACAACCTTATTGAATCCGATATTTTCTAAAACAGGTTTAATTACTTATCATGGGCCTGATCTAATTTTTACTTTCGGCTTGCCAGTGTCGCCGGTAATCAAAGAAAACTTAGTTAAAACTTTATTTGAAGGAAAAGGAGGGCAATTATCGCCGAATCCGGAATGGAAGGGTCTGGATAAACTGAATGAAAATGAAAAGTATCAAGGGTGGCGAACAGTGCGGCCGGGCAAAGCGAATGGGCGATTAATCGGCGGGAATATTGCTTGTCTTGAAAATTTGGATAATACCGAATTTAGACCGGATTATAAAAAAGTGATTTTGTTTTTGGAAGCGTATATGGTTAAAATCGAAGATATTGATATGACACTTACGCACTTTCGCCAGGCGAAAATTTTTGATGAAATCAGTGGTTTGATTCTTGGTCAATTTTATGGTTCGCATATGGCGGACAAAAAGCAAGACAGGGAAGTGCGGGATGTAATTTTAGAAGTTACAAAAAACTATTTTTTTCCGATTTTGGAAGTCGGAGAAATTGGGCATAATGTAGAAAATTATATTATACCTATCGGTTGCCGGGCAACTGTTGATGCCGAGCGGAAATATTTTTCAATTGACGAAGAAACGGTTATATAAGCAAATAGTTTAAACAATAAATCTATGGCGGGAAAAATCAAAAAAATATCTTCAGAAGTAGATTATAAGACCCCATATTTTAAAATTGTTAAAAGCGGTTTTTTGATTCCTGGGCAAAAAAAGCCGATTTATTGGTATCTTTTGAAACGCGCAAGTTACGCCGCGATTTTAGCGAAGGAGGGAAATTATTTTTATATGGTGGAGACATATAGGTTTGCGGTGGAGAAAAAAATGCTGGAATTTCCGGCAGGAGTTATTGAAAAAGGAGAAACGCCGCGGGTGGCGGCAAAAAGAGAGCTTGGCGAAGAAGCCGGCATTGTTGCC
Coding sequences within:
- a CDS encoding LD-carboxypeptidase, producing the protein MQIIKPKKLQKGDMVAIVSPSGGVSEELKNQFNSGIKFLENLGLKVKISKNALGRYYYSSGTTEARLSDFHEAFRDKEVKAVIMSIGGTTANNLLDGLDFDLIRRNPKIFLGISDGTTLLNPIFSKTGLITYHGPDLIFTFGLPVSPVIKENLVKTLFEGKGGQLSPNPEWKGLDKLNENEKYQGWRTVRPGKANGRLIGGNIACLENLDNTEFRPDYKKVILFLEAYMVKIEDIDMTLTHFRQAKIFDEISGLILGQFYGSHMADKKQDREVRDVILEVTKNYFFPILEVGEIGHNVENYIIPIGCRATVDAERKYFSIDEETVI
- a CDS encoding NUDIX hydrolase encodes the protein MAGKIKKISSEVDYKTPYFKIVKSGFLIPGQKKPIYWYLLKRASYAAILAKEGNYFYMVETYRFAVEKKMLEFPAGVIEKGETPRVAAKRELGEEAGIVAKKFTFLGWYYAFVGMSDSKSYVFLAENLSFTKQKLDESEYGMKVKKIKISDVENLIRKGKIRGEHSINSFYIYKLKNKK
- a CDS encoding endonuclease Q family protein, whose protein sequence is MKIFNSAKTERFICDFHIHSKYSRATSRDMEPEALAYWAAIKGIKVVGTGDFTHPVWIKELKEKLEPAEKGLYKLKDAKLAIKNNFNNAKIPAEVVSKIQASALGEIRFILTAEISSIYSKGGKVRRVHNIVFAPSFEIADKINEKLNTIGNLHSDGRPILGLDSKDLLKIILNISTSAVLVPAHAWTPWFSVFGSKSGFDSLEECFDEYTKFIFAVETGLSSDPAMNWRLSKLDNISLISNSDAHSPENLGREANIFEGEVVDYYSIMSAIKNKGESDVKKTLPLKFVSTVEFFSEEGKYHYDGHRLCKISMSPEETKKAKGICPVCGKPLTIGVMYRVDELADRAIGGKPAKFVPYKNLIPLKEIIADAMGVAKGAKKVNEEYFKLISHFETEFAILLDVDIKEIAKNTTSLIAEGIEKMRAGHVQLVPGFDGEYGKIKIFDGKKKEKQ